In one Candidatus Nomurabacteria bacterium genomic region, the following are encoded:
- a CDS encoding DUF1905 domain-containing protein: MKLEFTAKIWLYPGESANWHFVTLDKASAEQVKTSQERVKRRGWGAVKVKATIGKTSWDTSIFPDKQSGSYLLPIKASVRKKEKSRARIFSRYCFDAFIKPCNLGSRRYHERNCQCLSSQEASKEVRAYAQGSAKRLLGAMATSGRGVGHGLV; encoded by the coding sequence ATGAAGCTGGAGTTTACAGCAAAGATTTGGCTCTATCCGGGCGAGTCGGCAAATTGGCATTTTGTCACACTCGATAAAGCAAGCGCAGAACAGGTAAAAACATCTCAGGAGCGTGTAAAGCGCAGAGGGTGGGGAGCGGTTAAGGTAAAGGCGACAATTGGAAAGACAAGTTGGGACACGTCGATATTTCCAGATAAACAATCGGGGAGTTATTTGTTACCAATAAAAGCAAGCGTCCGAAAAAAAGAAAAAAGTAGGGCAAGGATATTCAGTAGATATTGTTTTGACGCTTTCATAAAACCGTGTAATCTCGGGTCACGGAGGTATCATGAACGAAATTGTCAGTGTCTCAGCTCCCAAGAAGCATCAAAAGAAGTTCGGGCGTACGCCCAAGGCTCGGCCAAACGACTATTGGGTGCGATGGCTACCTCAGGCAGAGGGGTTGGTCACGGCCTGGTATGA
- a CDS encoding DM13 domain-containing protein has protein sequence MTSKKILWPAIVICAILVAGVAYWLISPFWISNTVEEALPIVPTSEEMGAGIITTSTVETVSQGSFTGFDAVHYGSGTARIITVDDKTYVRFEEDFSVANGPDLFVGFGKDGEYSKKSEVGRLKGDKGSQNYELPNGFDSEKIQRSMDLVQSFWRSFCKKLS, from the coding sequence ATGACGAGCAAAAAAATACTTTGGCCAGCTATAGTTATATGCGCCATTTTGGTTGCAGGTGTAGCCTATTGGCTTATTTCGCCTTTTTGGATCAGTAACACGGTAGAGGAGGCGCTGCCGATTGTGCCGACGTCAGAAGAAATGGGAGCAGGCATCATCACAACGTCGACGGTAGAGACCGTGTCACAAGGGTCATTTACGGGTTTTGATGCCGTCCACTACGGAAGTGGTACAGCACGTATTATCACGGTGGATGACAAAACCTATGTGCGTTTTGAAGAAGATTTTTCTGTCGCAAATGGTCCTGATTTATTTGTTGGCTTTGGAAAAGACGGAGAATATAGCAAAAAGTCTGAAGTGGGACGTTTAAAAGGAGACAAAGGCTCTCAAAACTATGAACTTCCTAATGGATTTGATAGCGAAAAAATACAACGAAGTATGGATTTGGTGCAGAGCTTTTGGCGTTCCTTTTGCAAAAAGCTGAGTTAA
- a CDS encoding polymer-forming cytoskeletal protein: protein MSMFGKSTPTTIEEPTQNNESAAVTTIIAKGVRVEGDFSSDGNVTIEGELKGKLSTIGRLIVGKDAVIDGIVKAGSASVAGQLTGPLTVDEGLDLLATSIVKGDIVAKTLSVERGLPSTVKQRSLDHDLSVCLSL from the coding sequence ATGTCTATGTTTGGAAAATCCACCCCTACAACGATCGAAGAGCCTACTCAAAACAATGAGTCCGCTGCAGTAACGACTATTATCGCTAAAGGCGTTCGTGTCGAAGGGGATTTTTCGAGTGACGGTAACGTCACCATAGAGGGCGAGTTAAAAGGCAAACTCAGCACTATTGGGCGTCTTATTGTTGGCAAAGATGCCGTTATTGACGGTATTGTAAAAGCAGGATCAGCGAGTGTTGCGGGCCAATTAACGGGGCCTCTTACCGTAGACGAAGGTCTCGATTTATTAGCAACGTCCATTGTAAAAGGAGATATCGTAGCAAAGACGCTCTCTGTGGAGCGGGGGCTACCATCGACGGTAAAACAACGATCACTGGATCATGACCTATCAGTATGCCTATCTCTTTGA
- the argS gene encoding arginine--tRNA ligase: MKTVLDIWKSELAKQLTEKLGIEVQEQQFVLPPNPEMGDISIGCFAFAKAMGKSPADIAKSLASELVPEHEGIVAFEAAGPYLNVRFSNEVLVRRTILDIEETKDTYGAVNIGQSKSILLEYASLNTHKEIHVGHLRNLFLGRSAQLLLEKAGYHVIPVSYQGDVGAHVAKCLWYFVKDRKVDLALTVESVDALLKDVSPEQATGKYLGHVYTQASAALEEHPEYKDESSAVLKALESGEPAWTKLWLETRRWCLEEMLRNFDELDVRITRQYLESEVVARGQEMVDVLIEKGVATESQGATVVDLEDVKLGVF; encoded by the coding sequence ATGAAAACCGTATTAGATATCTGGAAGTCCGAGCTCGCAAAACAACTTACGGAAAAGTTGGGTATTGAAGTACAAGAACAACAATTTGTCTTACCGCCAAATCCAGAAATGGGGGATATATCCATTGGTTGTTTTGCTTTTGCAAAAGCTATGGGCAAGTCACCGGCAGATATTGCAAAAAGCCTTGCCTCAGAGCTTGTGCCAGAACACGAAGGAATCGTAGCTTTTGAAGCCGCAGGACCGTATCTCAATGTTCGTTTTTCTAATGAGGTGCTCGTACGACGTACCATTTTGGATATCGAAGAAACAAAAGATACTTACGGCGCGGTAAATATTGGTCAGTCAAAAAGTATTCTCTTGGAGTACGCTTCGCTCAATACGCATAAAGAGATTCATGTAGGACATTTGCGTAATCTCTTTTTGGGGCGATCTGCGCAGCTTCTATTAGAGAAAGCGGGGTATCATGTAATCCCTGTGAGCTACCAAGGTGATGTTGGGGCTCATGTCGCAAAGTGTTTGTGGTACTTTGTTAAAGACAGAAAAGTCGATCTTGCTCTTACAGTAGAGAGCGTAGACGCTTTATTAAAAGACGTGAGCCCAGAGCAAGCAACCGGTAAATATCTTGGACATGTATATACGCAGGCTTCGGCAGCTCTCGAAGAACATCCAGAATATAAAGACGAATCATCAGCGGTATTAAAAGCTTTAGAATCAGGTGAGCCTGCATGGACTAAGCTTTGGCTCGAAACGCGTCGCTGGTGTCTTGAAGAGATGCTACGTAATTTTGATGAGCTCGATGTACGTATCACGCGACAATATCTCGAATCAGAGGTGGTAGCACGTGGCCAAGAAATGGTAGATGTTCTTATCGAAAAGGGCGTAGCCACCGAGAGTCAGGGGGCAACGGTCGTTGATCTTGAAGATGTAAAGCTCGGTGTTTTTTAG
- the tyrS gene encoding tyrosine--tRNA ligase, with protein MKINTDKNAIGQFLSHGIERVLPTTEGLKEKLLKGERISAYLGMDATGQLHLGHALMMSKLAELQALGHHVILLIGTFTSIIGDPTDKTAARVQQTPEQVKEYAKNYLKLASRFLSFDGENPCEVRYNGDWYSKMTFEEVIQLSSHFTVQQMLERDMFEKRMKEDKPIYLHEFFYPLMQGYDSVVLDVDLEIGGNDQTFNMLAGRDLMKSIKGKEKFVMAHRLLVDENGKKMGKTDGNGVNLEDDPVDVFGKVMRWPDTMLIPTYELCTKLDASEIAVIKDSLAKGENPMQYKKDLAYRVTKWIAGEEAAEKAQQHFETVHQKHEKPEDIAVFEIPSGEHALVELLVSTGLCSSKTDARKQIEQGGVRVKDEVTTEPKTMLQIDSEGLLIQKGKRHFVHVKGV; from the coding sequence ATGAAGATCAATACCGACAAAAACGCCATTGGGCAGTTTCTTTCTCATGGGATAGAGCGTGTACTACCAACGACAGAAGGACTTAAAGAAAAATTGTTAAAAGGCGAGCGTATCTCTGCTTATTTAGGGATGGATGCTACCGGTCAATTGCATTTAGGTCATGCGCTCATGATGAGTAAGCTTGCCGAGTTGCAAGCATTGGGTCACCACGTCATTTTATTGATCGGTACCTTTACCTCCATTATCGGAGATCCAACAGATAAAACGGCGGCACGTGTGCAACAAACGCCGGAGCAAGTTAAAGAGTATGCAAAAAACTATCTCAAACTCGCATCACGTTTTCTTTCTTTTGATGGTGAGAATCCATGCGAGGTTCGTTACAATGGTGACTGGTATAGCAAGATGACCTTTGAAGAGGTGATCCAGTTATCATCACATTTTACCGTTCAGCAAATGCTTGAGCGCGATATGTTTGAAAAACGCATGAAAGAAGATAAGCCGATTTACCTGCACGAATTCTTTTATCCGCTTATGCAGGGATACGACTCCGTTGTTCTAGACGTGGATCTTGAGATTGGTGGTAACGATCAGACATTCAATATGCTTGCTGGACGTGATCTTATGAAGTCCATCAAAGGCAAAGAAAAATTTGTGATGGCGCATCGACTCCTTGTTGACGAGAATGGCAAAAAAATGGGCAAGACCGATGGCAATGGCGTCAATCTCGAAGATGATCCAGTTGATGTTTTTGGTAAGGTGATGCGCTGGCCAGATACCATGCTTATTCCTACCTATGAGCTTTGTACAAAGCTAGACGCATCAGAAATTGCTGTGATTAAAGACTCTCTAGCAAAAGGAGAAAATCCAATGCAATACAAAAAAGACCTCGCTTATCGTGTAACCAAATGGATTGCAGGCGAAGAGGCGGCCGAAAAAGCCCAACAGCATTTTGAAACCGTCCATCAAAAGCATGAGAAACCAGAAGATATTGCGGTTTTTGAGATCCCGTCAGGGGAGCATGCGCTGGTTGAATTGCTCGTATCTACCGGACTTTGTTCTTCAAAAACGGATGCACGTAAACAAATTGAGCAAGGCGGCGTGCGCGTAAAAGACGAAGTTACCACAGAGCCAAAAACAATGCTTCAAATTGACAGCGAAGGTCTTTTGATTCAAAAAGGCAAAAGACATTTTGTTCACGTAAAAGGCGTATGA
- a CDS encoding valine--tRNA ligase, with product MSVFESFPKAYQANEVEDQLNELWAKSGYYNPDLLPDRNQAGEPYCIVMPPPNRTGTLHMGHATMLAIQDTLMRFERMRGKKTLWVPGTDHAAIATQVKVEQLLMKEGFKDPRKELGREKFLERVVAFADDSANTIRTQVKKMGSSCDWSREAYTFDEERNAAVNQIFLSMYEDGLIERGFRIVNWDPQFQTTLSDDEVQTKDVKAKLVTFKYDKDFPITISSTRPETKFGDTAVAVHPTDKRYAQYVGKTLSATFCGKPIELKVIADEAVDPAFGTGALGVTPAHSMIDAEMATRHSLPTIQVIDQAGRMMQNCGEHFAELTTEEARIKVIADLEAAGLVEKIEEVDQALPIAERGGATVEQLPSLQWFVRVNKEFTLKRDTLKQKAGETTTLKRLMQDAVRGGSITIVPDRFEKVYFHWIDGLRDWCISRQIWFGHRIPVWYKGDEQVASVEPPGEGYVQDEDSLDTWFSSGSWSFSALGWPNKEVWEKNKTFHPTNVLETGRDILFFWVARMVLMSTYAIGEVPFKDVYLHGLVMDDQGRKMSKSLGNILDPLELIPKYGTDAVRLSLMMGTAPGQDTRLSETKIESLKHLANKLWNISRFMLSQIHPPVPSFGKEGEPAESSLPKEGREDLSLADQWIKARFAETASSITKKLETYQFSLAAEELRDFTWNDLADWYLEIAKVEGNKSVILKELLSGMLRLWHPFMPFVTEEIWQRAGFDRLLLVAEWPQQKASVVPSEFETLRTVIGDMRRLRADQGVDVTKKAIFAYQTDDATAELINTNSAWVLRLTNSSQFDRVDTLPSDWPVVAGSVSVAMSLEGLVDIEKEKAKIQKELEQLASYITSTTAKLADQEFRGKAPEKVIAGMESKLEEAKQKQEMLSSRIAMMVK from the coding sequence ATGTCTGTATTTGAATCGTTTCCGAAGGCGTATCAAGCCAACGAGGTAGAAGATCAGTTAAATGAGCTCTGGGCGAAGTCAGGATATTATAATCCAGATTTATTGCCTGACCGTAATCAAGCAGGGGAGCCGTATTGTATCGTAATGCCACCTCCAAATCGTACAGGCACCCTGCATATGGGGCATGCCACTATGCTTGCGATTCAAGATACGTTAATGCGCTTTGAACGCATGCGTGGCAAAAAGACGCTTTGGGTACCGGGTACCGACCATGCGGCTATCGCCACCCAAGTGAAAGTCGAACAACTCCTCATGAAGGAGGGTTTTAAGGATCCACGCAAAGAGCTTGGTCGTGAAAAATTCTTAGAACGCGTGGTTGCTTTTGCGGATGATTCTGCGAATACCATTCGTACTCAAGTTAAAAAGATGGGTTCTAGTTGTGATTGGTCACGCGAAGCCTATACCTTTGACGAAGAACGCAATGCAGCGGTCAATCAGATTTTTCTTTCGATGTACGAAGATGGTTTGATTGAGCGTGGCTTTCGTATCGTTAATTGGGATCCACAATTTCAAACAACGTTATCTGATGACGAAGTACAAACAAAAGATGTTAAAGCAAAACTCGTTACGTTTAAATACGATAAAGATTTCCCGATCACAATTTCTTCAACACGCCCTGAAACTAAGTTTGGTGATACAGCGGTTGCTGTGCATCCAACAGACAAACGTTATGCGCAATACGTCGGTAAAACGCTTTCAGCAACGTTTTGTGGTAAGCCAATAGAATTAAAAGTTATTGCCGACGAAGCCGTTGATCCTGCATTTGGTACAGGTGCACTTGGCGTGACGCCAGCGCATTCGATGATTGATGCAGAGATGGCAACGCGTCACTCGCTTCCAACGATTCAAGTCATCGATCAAGCAGGACGCATGATGCAAAATTGTGGTGAACATTTTGCTGAACTCACGACCGAAGAAGCACGCATAAAAGTGATCGCAGATTTAGAAGCAGCTGGTCTCGTAGAAAAAATAGAAGAGGTTGACCAGGCGCTACCAATCGCTGAACGCGGCGGCGCGACGGTTGAGCAATTACCGAGCCTTCAGTGGTTTGTTCGTGTGAACAAAGAATTTACTCTAAAGCGTGACACCTTAAAACAAAAGGCAGGAGAGACAACAACGCTTAAGCGTTTGATGCAAGATGCTGTACGAGGCGGCTCAATCACTATCGTTCCTGATCGTTTTGAAAAGGTGTACTTTCATTGGATCGATGGTTTACGCGATTGGTGTATCTCTCGTCAGATCTGGTTTGGACACCGTATTCCGGTTTGGTATAAGGGCGACGAACAGGTGGCTTCGGTTGAACCACCTGGAGAAGGGTATGTTCAAGACGAAGACAGTCTCGATACCTGGTTCTCTTCTGGATCATGGAGTTTTTCGGCACTTGGTTGGCCAAATAAAGAAGTCTGGGAAAAGAACAAAACGTTTCATCCAACAAATGTCCTTGAAACGGGTCGTGATATCTTGTTCTTTTGGGTTGCTCGCATGGTCCTCATGTCGACCTATGCGATTGGCGAAGTCCCATTTAAAGACGTTTATCTTCATGGCCTCGTTATGGATGATCAAGGACGCAAAATGTCTAAGTCGTTAGGCAATATTCTTGATCCTCTTGAGCTTATCCCAAAATACGGCACTGATGCCGTGCGTTTGTCATTGATGATGGGTACAGCTCCAGGGCAGGATACGCGTCTTTCTGAAACCAAGATCGAAAGCTTAAAACATCTCGCAAATAAGCTTTGGAACATTAGTCGTTTCATGCTTTCCCAGATCCATCCCCCAGTCCCTTCCTTTGGTAAGGAAGGGGAGCCTGCAGAATCCTCCTTGCCAAAGGAGGGCAGGGAGGATCTCTCACTCGCTGATCAATGGATCAAAGCACGCTTTGCAGAAACGGCATCGTCTATCACGAAGAAGCTTGAAACTTATCAATTCAGTCTCGCAGCAGAAGAGCTTCGTGATTTTACCTGGAATGATCTAGCGGATTGGTATCTTGAGATTGCAAAAGTCGAAGGTAATAAGTCCGTTATCTTAAAAGAGCTGCTTTCGGGCATGTTGCGGCTTTGGCATCCATTTATGCCATTCGTGACCGAAGAGATTTGGCAGCGTGCTGGGTTTGATAGATTATTGCTCGTTGCAGAATGGCCACAACAGAAAGCTTCAGTTGTACCAAGCGAATTTGAAACACTACGTACTGTCATTGGCGATATGCGTCGTTTGCGCGCAGATCAAGGTGTAGATGTGACGAAGAAGGCGATATTCGCTTATCAAACAGATGACGCCACGGCTGAGTTGATTAATACAAATAGCGCTTGGGTATTACGACTTACGAATAGCTCGCAATTTGATCGCGTAGACACATTACCTTCTGATTGGCCGGTAGTGGCTGGCAGTGTGAGCGTGGCTATGAGTCTCGAAGGGCTAGTAGATATCGAAAAAGAAAAAGCCAAGATCCAAAAAGAACTTGAACAACTCGCCTCCTATATCACTTCGACAACGGCAAAGCTCGCGGATCAAGAATTTCGTGGCAAAGCACCGGAGAAGGTGATTGCTGGGATGGAGTCAAAACTCGAAGAAGCAAAGCAAAAGCAAGAAATGTTAAGCTCGCGTATTGCGATGATGGTAAAATAA
- a CDS encoding HD domain-containing protein yields MMTRQQVEQLVAERIPGTRKGSDEPAYLHSIRVGQTVEKFGYSKPVIIAAILHDVIEDGGVTYEELEKLGCTEEIIELVTLCTHDDMIEGGDGRWVDMMAGLVHAYNPDAWAIKIADAWDNMKGAETMDPTRRRFLRQAKAPMLAAISHDLMKDTAIWKAYKEDLEIYRDRV; encoded by the coding sequence ATGATGACACGCCAACAAGTAGAGCAGCTCGTCGCAGAGCGCATCCCAGGTACACGCAAAGGCTCAGATGAGCCAGCCTATCTACACTCTATTCGCGTTGGTCAAACGGTGGAGAAATTTGGCTATAGCAAACCGGTGATTATCGCCGCCATTCTTCATGATGTGATTGAAGATGGGGGAGTAACGTATGAAGAGCTCGAAAAGCTTGGTTGTACCGAAGAAATTATCGAACTCGTCACCCTCTGCACCCACGACGACATGATCGAAGGCGGCGATGGTCGCTGGGTCGATATGATGGCCGGCCTCGTTCACGCTTATAATCCTGACGCATGGGCAATTAAAATAGCTGACGCTTGGGACAATATGAAAGGTGCCGAAACCATGGACCCTACCCGCCGCCGCTTCTTGCGCCAGGCCAAGGCCCCGATGCTCGCGGCCATCTCACATGACCTTATGAAAGACACGGCGATCTGGAAGGCGTACAAAGAAGATCTTGAGATCTATCGTGACCGTGTATAA
- a CDS encoding NUDIX domain-containing protein, with protein sequence MAPRPARQPQPRTPAHRTAQSQPQRKPGPRTKFRTELSAGGIIFRRKAGSVEVFFIKDPYNRMTFPKGHQELGESLVETAVREIKEETGLEGLRYIAPVGRTLFRFRREGTTIEKTVYFFLFEAPSDAQEVLTGEGAIWEAQWVKVDKAFATSGYRNLDRLLSKALRIVFHEGKQSQKPVARGYADGQNRRRPRVIF encoded by the coding sequence ATGGCACCGCGACCAGCTCGCCAGCCACAGCCGCGGACTCCAGCGCATCGAACAGCGCAGAGTCAGCCGCAACGGAAACCGGGTCCTCGAACGAAATTTCGCACTGAGCTATCTGCCGGCGGGATTATTTTTCGTCGCAAAGCAGGCTCGGTAGAAGTCTTCTTTATCAAGGATCCATATAATCGCATGACCTTTCCAAAAGGCCATCAAGAATTAGGGGAGTCTTTAGTAGAAACAGCTGTGCGAGAAATCAAAGAAGAAACAGGTTTAGAAGGTTTGCGCTATATAGCCCCTGTTGGCCGAACGCTCTTTCGTTTTCGTAGAGAGGGGACGACCATCGAGAAAACCGTTTATTTCTTCTTATTTGAGGCACCATCAGATGCACAAGAGGTATTAACAGGTGAGGGTGCGATTTGGGAGGCTCAATGGGTGAAAGTTGATAAGGCCTTTGCTACAAGCGGGTATCGAAATCTTGATAGGTTGCTCTCTAAGGCTTTGCGTATTGTCTTTCATGAAGGTAAACAGTCACAAAAACCCGTTGCGCGAGGATATGCCGATGGACAAAATAGACGTCGTCCTAGGGTTATATTTTAA
- a CDS encoding S41 family peptidase: protein MISSYPPVLPPTPPSKHKPWMTLTAIFIGGLVIGVVAGKASVSSSAGLNSTSTAFGGSVLGIGQSAPNSIDKDVEFKQFWEVWSKLKEKYYEDTVTDKQMFYGALEGLAGSMGDPYTMYFDPKEANDFQQALSGTFSGIGAEIGLRDNHVTIIAPLPETPAERAGLKSGDIIVDIDGTDATGMSVEEAVTKIRGEKGTKVVLKIYRPSTKNDPYNVEIVRETIQVKSVRVKWPEEQIAVIEVTNFNTDTKEGFDKAVSEVLKKDPKGIILDLRNNPGGFLDTAVAMAGEWLGDSIIVKERRQGQIIEQLRSSGNARLRGIPTVVLVNQGSASASEIVSGALQDEKAATVVGMKTFGKGSVQDYLNLSDGSALKVTIAEWLTPSGRTINKTGLEPDVVVDRTEQDYEQQRDPQLERALGILNGTATSSPATAADSSASNSAESAATETGSSNEISH, encoded by the coding sequence ATGATCTCTAGCTATCCTCCAGTTTTACCTCCAACGCCACCAAGTAAGCACAAGCCTTGGATGACGCTTACCGCTATTTTTATTGGCGGTCTTGTTATAGGTGTCGTTGCAGGTAAAGCCAGCGTTTCAAGTTCTGCTGGTTTAAACTCAACCTCTACGGCATTTGGTGGTTCTGTATTGGGTATCGGGCAATCAGCGCCTAATAGCATTGATAAGGATGTTGAATTTAAACAATTTTGGGAGGTGTGGAGTAAGTTAAAAGAAAAGTACTACGAAGATACGGTGACAGATAAGCAAATGTTCTATGGTGCTTTAGAGGGTTTGGCAGGGAGTATGGGAGATCCGTATACAATGTACTTTGATCCAAAAGAAGCAAATGATTTTCAACAGGCTTTATCAGGTACGTTCTCAGGGATTGGTGCCGAGATCGGTTTGCGTGATAATCATGTCACGATAATCGCGCCATTACCCGAGACTCCAGCAGAACGAGCTGGCCTTAAGTCGGGGGATATCATTGTGGATATCGATGGCACAGACGCAACGGGTATGAGCGTAGAAGAAGCTGTTACCAAAATTCGTGGAGAAAAGGGGACTAAGGTAGTTTTGAAGATTTACCGTCCATCAACAAAAAATGACCCTTATAATGTAGAAATTGTACGTGAGACGATCCAGGTAAAGAGCGTTCGAGTGAAGTGGCCAGAAGAGCAGATTGCGGTCATCGAAGTAACGAATTTTAATACAGACACAAAAGAAGGCTTTGATAAGGCTGTTTCGGAGGTCTTGAAGAAGGATCCAAAAGGTATTATCCTAGACCTCAGGAATAATCCAGGTGGATTCCTTGATACCGCCGTAGCAATGGCGGGCGAATGGCTCGGAGATTCGATCATCGTGAAAGAGCGTCGCCAAGGACAAATAATTGAGCAGCTTCGTAGCTCGGGCAATGCCCGCTTACGAGGCATTCCGACCGTTGTCTTGGTTAACCAAGGCTCTGCCAGCGCGTCCGAAATCGTTTCGGGTGCCTTGCAAGATGAAAAAGCAGCAACGGTTGTCGGTATGAAAACGTTTGGTAAAGGATCGGTGCAAGACTATCTGAATCTTTCTGATGGTTCTGCGCTTAAGGTCACTATTGCTGAATGGCTCACTCCATCTGGAAGAACCATTAATAAAACAGGTCTCGAACCCGATGTGGTCGTAGATCGTACTGAGCAAGATTATGAACAGCAAAGAGACCCACAACTCGAAAGAGCCCTCGGGATCCTCAATGGCACCGCGACCAGCTCGCCAGCCACAGCCGCGGACTCCAGCGCATCGAACAGCGCAGAGTCAGCCGCAACGGAAACCGGGTCCTCGAACGAAATTTCGCACTGA
- the murA gene encoding UDP-N-acetylglucosamine 1-carboxyvinyltransferase yields the protein MKFAIKGGRRLSGNVSISGAKNAIGPLVAASLLVKGPVRFTDVPRLSDLQQLLDIIAGMGGKVEWTGENELTIDTKTINPAKLDKAAMKRMRFSILLLGPMLARFKSVAVSEPGGCTIGNRPIDTHLFALTALDATIEPDKHGDQYVMKTKGLKGAYIILPEFSVTATENLIMAACLAKGTTFIRLAAAEPHVQDLCRFLVACGAKIKGIGSHELEVKGVGSLKAPRKAWSVVPDMLEVGTFAVAAALTKGDITMSPVVPEQLDAIRSLLTRIGVKHELIGKNKFRVQGVGRMEAVPKIQALIYPGFPTDLQAIFGLLATQCQGTTMVQDPLFESRMGYVSELIKMGANAIVADPHRVIITGPTPLKGTEIRSLDLRAGATMVLAGMLADGETIIHNAELVYRGYEKLDERLRSLGADIEVIHDETSNTL from the coding sequence ATGAAATTTGCAATAAAAGGCGGCCGTCGTCTAAGCGGAAACGTGTCTATTTCAGGCGCAAAGAACGCAATCGGACCATTAGTTGCAGCATCACTCCTTGTGAAAGGACCGGTGCGTTTTACCGATGTCCCTCGCTTGAGTGACCTTCAACAACTTCTTGATATTATCGCTGGTATGGGTGGTAAGGTTGAGTGGACAGGGGAGAATGAGCTCACGATCGACACGAAAACCATCAACCCAGCCAAGCTTGATAAAGCGGCGATGAAGCGCATGCGCTTTTCTATTTTGCTTCTCGGTCCAATGTTGGCGCGCTTTAAGTCGGTTGCTGTATCAGAGCCAGGCGGTTGTACGATTGGCAATAGACCTATCGACACACATTTGTTTGCGCTTACAGCTCTTGATGCGACAATCGAGCCAGATAAGCATGGCGATCAATATGTCATGAAGACAAAAGGCCTAAAAGGCGCCTATATCATTTTGCCAGAGTTTAGCGTGACGGCTACAGAAAACTTAATTATGGCGGCATGTTTAGCAAAAGGCACGACTTTCATTCGTTTAGCTGCGGCTGAACCCCATGTGCAAGATCTTTGTCGTTTTTTGGTTGCATGTGGTGCGAAGATCAAAGGCATTGGCTCGCACGAATTAGAGGTTAAAGGCGTTGGCTCACTTAAAGCACCTCGCAAAGCATGGAGTGTTGTTCCGGATATGTTAGAGGTCGGTACATTTGCTGTGGCGGCTGCATTAACGAAGGGTGATATCACGATGTCTCCGGTTGTGCCTGAACAGCTTGATGCCATCCGCTCGCTACTCACCAGAATTGGGGTAAAGCACGAACTTATCGGCAAGAACAAATTTCGTGTTCAGGGCGTTGGTCGCATGGAAGCCGTGCCAAAAATCCAAGCACTTATCTATCCTGGCTTTCCTACTGACTTGCAAGCCATCTTTGGTTTATTAGCAACGCAGTGCCAAGGAACAACCATGGTACAAGATCCGCTTTTTGAATCACGTATGGGATATGTGAGTGAGCTTATTAAGATGGGAGCAAATGCAATTGTCGCTGATCCGCATCGCGTTATCATTACAGGTCCAACACCACTTAAGGGTACGGAAATTCGTTCATTAGATTTGCGCGCCGGTGCAACCATGGTACTGGCAGGTATGCTCGCTGATGGCGAAACCATTATTCATAATGCCGAGCTCGTTTATCGTGGGTATGAAAAACTTGATGAGCGTTTACGTAGCCTTGGTGCAGACATTGAAGTTATTCACGACGAAACATCAAACACTCTATGA